In the Candidatus Electrothrix rattekaaiensis genome, one interval contains:
- a CDS encoding AAA family ATPase — MTKVIALAGKGGTGKTTTSALLLKYLIARKMTPVLAVDADANANLNELVGLNVQTTLGEIRKELKGDMPTGMSRDQYMEMKIHQALIEETGFDLMVMGQPDGPGCYCAANQYLAMTMDKLAENYEYIIVDNEAGMEHLSRMNLRSIDYLFIVSDPSARGIMTARRIADITGPLKLDIKHQYLLVNRAPDPVPPALQTKIDEAIAEADMDLAGIISSSDDLIDQELSGASYLELAEDSKVIEQVFAVFDAVFEDAS; from the coding sequence ATGACCAAAGTTATAGCACTCGCTGGCAAGGGCGGGACCGGTAAAACAACAACCTCGGCCCTGCTGCTGAAATATCTCATCGCCCGCAAAATGACCCCGGTTCTTGCTGTGGACGCCGATGCAAATGCAAATCTTAATGAGTTGGTCGGTCTCAACGTGCAAACGACTCTCGGAGAAATCCGTAAGGAACTAAAGGGCGATATGCCTACAGGTATGAGCAGGGATCAGTACATGGAGATGAAGATCCATCAGGCCCTGATCGAAGAGACAGGTTTTGACCTAATGGTTATGGGGCAGCCAGACGGGCCGGGCTGTTATTGTGCAGCCAACCAGTACTTGGCTATGACTATGGACAAGCTGGCGGAAAACTACGAATATATTATTGTGGACAACGAAGCAGGCATGGAACATCTGAGCAGGATGAATCTGCGCAGTATTGATTACCTGTTCATTGTTTCTGACCCTTCTGCTCGTGGTATCATGACTGCCCGCCGGATTGCCGATATTACTGGCCCGCTCAAGTTAGATATCAAGCATCAGTATTTATTGGTCAACAGGGCTCCTGATCCGGTTCCTCCGGCTTTGCAAACGAAAATTGACGAAGCTATTGCTGAGGCTGATATGGATTTGGCCGGAATTATTTCCTCCAGTGACGACCTCATTGATCAGGAACTCAGCGGGGCCTCGTATTTGGAGCTGGCAGAAGATAGCAAGGTGATTGAGCAGGTTTTTGCCGTTTTTGATGCTGTCTTCGAGGATGCATCGTAA
- the ftsE gene encoding cell division ATP-binding protein FtsE — protein sequence MMTEEDGQAMIELIRVSKVYPPDIQALADISLRVNKGEICYLTGMSGAGKSTLLRMLCGIDIPDRGYIEVAGKELNKLTSAEMQELRRSIGVAYQDFKLLPEKTVAQNIAFSMEVAYRSRSFIRQRTGKLLSLLRLSDKVNTRAGKLSRGEQQRVSIARAVANDPVLILADEPTGNLDTETTELVMNLFHHYNEKGTTLLIATHDHSIYNYPGSKVVTIEQGRMLVAGDSSESKSLKAAGNGPQQGKLKLDQQILINRGLDDLVNVRQKGAEI from the coding sequence ATGATGACAGAAGAAGACGGACAAGCCATGATTGAGCTGATTCGGGTCAGTAAGGTATATCCCCCGGATATCCAGGCTCTTGCAGATATATCCCTGCGGGTTAATAAAGGGGAGATCTGTTACCTCACCGGTATGAGCGGGGCCGGAAAGAGCACCCTGCTTCGTATGCTGTGCGGGATTGATATACCGGATCGGGGCTATATCGAGGTTGCCGGTAAGGAGTTGAACAAATTAACCAGCGCGGAAATGCAGGAGTTGCGTCGAAGCATCGGGGTGGCGTACCAAGATTTTAAACTGCTGCCGGAAAAAACCGTGGCGCAGAATATTGCCTTTTCCATGGAAGTGGCCTATCGGAGCAGGTCGTTTATCCGGCAACGAACCGGGAAATTATTGTCTCTGCTTCGGTTGTCAGATAAAGTGAATACCCGTGCCGGGAAGCTTTCCAGGGGGGAACAGCAGCGGGTGTCCATTGCCAGGGCCGTAGCTAATGATCCGGTGCTTATTCTTGCTGACGAGCCCACCGGTAACCTTGATACAGAGACCACCGAATTGGTGATGAACCTCTTTCATCATTATAACGAGAAAGGGACAACATTACTTATCGCCACCCATGATCATTCCATTTACAATTATCCGGGTAGCAAAGTTGTCACTATTGAACAGGGTCGGATGCTTGTTGCGGGTGATTCCAGCGAATCCAAGAGCCTCAAGGCAGCCGGAAACGGTCCTCAGCAGGGTAAGCTGAAGCTTGATCAGCAGATTCTCATTAACAGGGGGCTTGATGATCTCGTTAATGTAAGGCAAAAAGGGGCGGAAATATGA